ctcaaacttgcagcaatccttctgtctcagatGGAGTACCAGGATTACAAATATGGCCATCACATGTGGccatctattttctttcctttgttgagATGAAGTATCATGTAGCcaaagctagcctcaaactggcTTTGTCTCAACTTATCTAGAGCTGATATTAGAGGCATGTGTAATACCCAACTCTAATCCTATACAGTAATTCTTTGATAactactaatactaatactgTTTCCCAGACagctacttttttgttttggtttgtttgatttgatttttcctgacagagtttctctgtatatatttgGCCATCCTGgacaccaggctggtctcatactcacagagatctgactgcttctgcctcatgagtgctggaattaaaggtacgcgccactactgcccgacaacgactgttttgttgttgttgttgttgttgtttttctggcttttgttttgaggctgtcTCGCTATGCAGCttggctggaattaaaggcacacaccattTCTTCCAGCTTAATTACTATGTTTTCTTCCTGACTTATCAGTAACTTCCCTACTTTTAATCTTTCAATTCTATAAAGAATCCTGCAGTGAATGCACTCAAATGTTTTGTGCACCTATGTAAGGATTTCTAAATCTACTTCTAGATCACAGACCGTATTTATGAAAAGTTACATTAAGCCAGGTGTTGTGACACaagcctgcaattccagcacttgggaggtagagaaacCTTGGATTCCAAGGCTAGCCTGTGAAGCAAATCCCAAGCTAATTTTGGCTATGGGATGAGAACCTGCCTCTGACAAAACTACTCTCCATGGGTTCAAGAGAACTCTGGCATACTCGTTGTCCTGTTTTAGGTCCCCTGGGCGAAGAGactgaacaaaagagaaaatgcacaACAAATAAAGACCATTAGAAAAGGTACAGAACACCCGAGCCCCAACCCAGACTCACCAGGATAGACCAGGAAGTCACCACCAAACTTCCCAGCTGCGCTGAGGAAGAAGCCTCTCTCCCACAGGTCTCTGTAGATACTGTAGCGCAGCTCATGAGCAGGACGGCCAGCATGGGGCCAGTCTTTGGACTGCACACGCCAGTCCAGAGGCTTAGCTTTTACAGGCCGAGGCCTAGCAGTGGCCAGCTGGATAAGCAGGGCTGATCTGGGCAAGGGAGTCACCCCATTTGAAGGTCCTGGTTGGGGAGATGAATCTAACGGGGGAGGGGTGTACAGAGAAGAATTTACTGAGTCCACAAGATCTTCTTATCTCCAGAAGAACCCAACTAAAATTCTTCaaagcttccctccctcctgccctgaaTCTTAACTCTAAATCCTACTCTCACCTGCTCCCTCCTGCTCCGCAGAAGCCTGGCCATCATCGCTGGTCTCATTCCCTTGGGTAGCTTCACTTCCACCGGCTTCTTGGCCTTCTTCATCTGCCCCTGAATCCTGTTCCAGCTTCTGCTTCTTGGCAGCCTGGCCCTCTACGATCTTCTCTAGAAGCTCCTGACGCCGGGTCTCCCGGGCCTCGGCTGCCAAAGTGCTCTGATCCTGGAAACTCTGCTCTTGCTGGCGTTTGAACGATGCTAGGGCCTGAGAAGTACAGTTAACTAGAACCCCAAGACACCGCCTAAGGGAGACAGGAATTCTGACGCTGTTTACAACCTTCCCACAGCGTCTTTCTAGAACAGGCCCTCCCAGGCCTTCCCACTGTTAAGGGCCCTTCGTTTCTTACCAAGCTATGGTTGCGGGAATCCGGGCGCGGGGCGCTGACGAGGGTCACAGCGCCTATCTCGGCCAGGAGCCGGGCTTCTTCGGGCAGCAGCAGAAGCGGAAGGCCCAGGCGCGAGTTCTGGCGGGGCCCGCGGGGCAGGGCGCCCACCGTGCGTCCCCCGACTCCCAGGCGCTCCCGCAGCGCCTGCACGGCCTCGGCTCCCCACACTAGCGAGCGGCCATTAGCGACCTCCACCACCAGCATCTTCCTGCGGAGTGGGGGTGCGTCGCGGTCACCCCAACAGCCCCACCGACCCTACTGAAGTCTTCCACGCCCTCAGTGCGAGACCCCGCCCCTGACCCCCCAGGGGGCGGGGCCGGGGTCGCCTCCCGCAGCCCAAGCCAAGATCGGCCACGCCCCTCACCCAGGTCCCACCGCTCCGCTCGCTCCCCGTCAGCTCCCGGTGACCATCATTTCTGCCAGTGCGTACCACCACGTCTCGTCTCCTCAGAGACCTCCCGCCATAGTGGTGCACCGCCCTTTCTGCAAAGTGGGTGTCTTCTTTCTTATCTGTCTGTCAAGTCTCGGAACCTCAATGTAGGGGGAAGGTTTACTCAAGCCACACCCTCTTCTAAAATACTTGGagcccagcccctcccctttGGAATTTCCGAGATTCGCCTTTTCCCGCCTATTCTCCGAGTCGGTCTTTAAAAGAAACCCAGTCCTGTCTTGCGCCAGCTGTTCGATGTTCCAGCATCCTAAATTCGGCTCAATCGGGAGCCCTGCCCACCCCAAACGCAAGCGTTCCAGCCTTCGGAAGATCTCGACTCCACTCCTGACCGCAGCGGGAGATCTCGGCTCAGCCGACTCAGCCAACCCCCTCTAAGTTGCAAGAGGTTCAGCTTTCGAGCCTAGCCATGCCCGACTTTCTTCCCGTCGTGGTCCCGCCCACTTCCTACCCAATTTAAGGAGTTCACGCCCACGCTTGAATCCACAGTCGCACGCTAGGTGCAGTGCACGTCGTGGCTTCCCTTCAGTCTATCGCACTGTCCTCGCGCAGAGGCAGCAAGCCAACCTCTACCAACACCAACTCTCGGCTAAGGCGGAGTTGGCCCTACGTAGCGCGTCCTCCGTCATCCCGTCAGGTCAGCAGAGCGGAAAAGCCGAGAGAGCTCTCATCGCCGCTCCGGTCTGCACAAGCGGGACCCTGTCATTGCTCTGACCTCGCCCCCAAATCCACGAGTCACGTAGGCCCCGCCCCTTCGCCTTTTTCCGGTCTAATATGGCTCCGCCTCCCTCCCCCGAAAACAAGACTTGATGCTTCCATAAGCTTTTAGCTCTGTTATTAAGCCAAGCCTACTGACACTATTATTTCCAAAGTTAGGCCAAAACTTCTGCCCTCACTGGCATTTGACCGTGACCTGAGAAAGCATTCAGATGTAcactcccccacacccccacacacacatcaccccgACTGATTCCGACTATCTCCGAAGTAAGCCGAAGCATGCGGTCCCGCCTACTTTGTGCTGCTTTCTTGAGAAGGCCTAGCACTGAACGACGACTTTTGGACCCGATTATTTCCGAAACAAGCCGAAGCGTGTGGCCCCGCCTACATCCGGTCGCGTTTGTAAATGCATCTAATTCCGAACCGCGACTTTAGAACTCGGCTATCTCCGAAGTAAGCCGAAGCTGCGGCCCCACCTCCACGCCGTGAGCTTGAATGACCGAGTGTGCCCGAAGGAATCCGAAGCTGAAAGTCGATCTCTTTCGGAACGCTGAGCTCCAGGTCCCTCCTCCTCAACCGGACTCCGAGCCCTTAGCCCCGCCTCCCGGGCCCGAAACCCCGCCCCTTCACGTACTGGCAGCTCTTTGCCCGGGGGCCTCCTAGAAGGATCGCGACAAGCTTCGTGCCGCAGACTGGGGTTCTGGGTTCCTTTCTTGCGCTGCTGTATCTCATACAGCAGCGGCCCTCGGGGCCTGGACCGCGCAGCCCCGCCGGCGCCCTCCTGGACCGGCAGTGCGGGGGCGTGCTGAGCAGGGGAGGCGTGGCCCGAGCCGAGGTGGTCTCGAAAAGGGGCTCCGCAGTCTCCGGGCCGGCGGCCGGTTCAGGTGGGCCCAGGTTGGGTTATATGGCGGCGTCGGGAAGATCGTAGGGTGGCGGGGTGCGGGGACAGCGCCCGGAGCGTGGCCAGGCTGAGTGGCGTAACCGCCTGTGGATCTGCCGGGGCGGAATCGGATCCACGCTGGGCTTCGCTGCTCGGGGCTGGGCTACGGAAGGTGCCTGCAGATCCTCGTACAGGGGTCCTTGCCTTCTCTCCGATGTACGGGTTAGAGAGAAATCCAGAGCTCGGAAGACGGGATGCTAAATGCTAGATTTCTCCGAGCTGGGCGGGAGTGGGAGTACTGGGTTCTTGGGTCTTGTAAGACGCAGAGGAAATTGGGGATCCAGACAGGACTCCGAAGGGTTCCTATGTACCCAGGCGGGTGGGGAATGATATAGAGGGTCGGTCTTGTAAAGGATTGTTTTTCTGGCAGGAAGATGTGGGTCGTAAATGGGAATAGAAGTACTTTTGATTTCAACATTAGcaaaaggggtggggtgggggggcttaATTCTCAGGTCCTGGAAGGAGGAGTGAGCTGGAGGCCTGGGTTCTCAAAAGTAGGAGATTCTACTGTCTTCAAAAGAGGAAGGGTTCTCGCTGGTTCTCACTGTGAGTCCTTCCTCCCCCCAGACCATGACACCAGAAGAATGGACGTATCTAATGGTCCTTCTTATCTCCATCCCTATTGGCTTCCTCTTTAAGAAAGCTGGTGAGTCAGGTTCCGTGTCTAGTGGAAAATTAGGgtgagggaggtggggtggggaatcaTCCCTCCCGAAGGTTCTAGGCTCATACTTTACCTTTTCCTTTCAGGacctgggctgaagagatgggggGCAGCAGCTGTGGGCCTGGGGCTCACCTTATTCACCTGTGGCCCCCACAGTTTGCATTCTCTGATCACCATCTTGGGAACCTGGGCCCTCATTCAGGCCCAGCCCTGGTGAGAAAACTAGGcgatgagaaaggaaaaaaggatgcAGAGGCACAGCAACCTGTTTCCTCTTCGGGTCTTGCCGTCCTTCCTCTTTAGTGTCTTGCTGTCTCCTGTTAATCTCATGTGTCCCTATGTCTTGGCCATTTTGCTTCCTTTCCCACCTTGTTCTGTATCTTCTCGCCCTTGTGGCT
This portion of the Apodemus sylvaticus chromosome 1, mApoSyl1.1, whole genome shotgun sequence genome encodes:
- the Tsen34 gene encoding tRNA-splicing endonuclease subunit Sen34; the protein is MLVVEVANGRSLVWGAEAVQALRERLGVGGRTVGALPRGPRQNSRLGLPLLLLPEEARLLAEIGAVTLVSAPRPDSRNHSLALASFKRQQEQSFQDQSTLAAEARETRRQELLEKIVEGQAAKKQKLEQDSGADEEGQEAGGSEATQGNETSDDGQASAEQEGADSSPQPGPSNGVTPLPRSALLIQLATARPRPVKAKPLDWRVQSKDWPHAGRPAHELRYSIYRDLWERGFFLSAAGKFGGDFLVYPGDPLRFHAHYIAQCWSAEDPIPLQDLVSAGRLGTSVRKTLLLCSPQPDGKVVYTSLQWASLQ